Genomic DNA from Prunus persica cultivar Lovell chromosome G1, Prunus_persica_NCBIv2, whole genome shotgun sequence:
atcaaaatgacaaaaattctAACTGGAAACTCCAGTGGAAATTCTCTTCTGAAATGTGGTATTGACTTTAGTACATACCTTCCTCTTAAGAAGTACAGAAGAACATAGCCAAGTGACTCCAAATCATCCCGACGACTCTGATCTAAAACAATGAAACAACAGAATGAGGAAGCAGACAGCCAAGCATATAGAACAACAGACTTAAGTACCTCTCTACTTACCAATTCCCAAATGGGTATTGCAACTAGCATAACGTGCAGTTCCTGTTaagcttttgttttctctgtaTGATTTCATCAAGGAAAATAGAAACATTAGGCCAAACACGGGTATTGAATAAACAAAGGAAGTAGAAAAATTATGCTAAACTGTTGGTGAATAAACAATTCAGAGATGCATTTTCATAGAATTGTATCTTATTATGTAAACAAAGAAACTTGCCAGCTTATAATTGAATTTCAGTCAAGTATCAACAAAAGGAATTCTTTACATAATCTCAGATTATGTGGCTAAAGTTGTATTTACATGATGCATATCACTGTAAACAGTGCAGactcaaaagcaaaaaaattgCCAGAACAGGAAGAGCCCATTCAAGAGAAATAAATCCCCCCAGATATTAAGCATGGAAGAGATTATCGAACTTTACCTGTACGGAATGTGCCGGTTTGTATTTTGGTCCCGAAATCTTTTTGCAAGTCCAAAATCAATAATGTAAACCTGATGAATGAGCACCCAACAgtgattaaaaaaactgaCAAACAACAGAAAATCCTAAATTCTATATTGTTCCTACAAGTTAGATGTGGAAGCGTAATGCTTTAACATTACCTGATTTGCTTTCCTGCCGAGACCCATGAGGAAGTTGTCAGGTTTGATGTCTCTATGCAAAAACCCTTTAGAATGCACATACTCTATTCTTGTAATCTAGAATTGAATGAACAAGAATCAAAGTTACCACTATGCAAACAATTTGGCACTTAGCAAGTAGATACTCtagaagaagataaagagaAAATCTCAAGTGAAGTCTTAAAAGATGAGTCCCCATTTAGTTGCAACTGAAGGAAGAATATAAAGagaatttatgaaaacaatCCATAAAAACCTTAAGCACAGGAACATAAAAACGAAATAAAATCTTCTAGCATCGACAACTTGATATAGGCTTCAAAAATAACAAGTCATCAAAATCAACCCCTTACCATCTGGTCAGCCAACATTAAGACTGTTTTCAGTGAAAACTTCCTCCCACAGTACACAAAGAGGTCCTCGAGACTCGGTCCCAATAAGTCAATGATGAGAACATTATCGTCCCTATCAAATCCCGCCCATTTAATGCCTGCAATACCACCTGAAGTGTGACAAACTCAAGCCATCAATAAGTGAAAACAAGATCCAAGGTGATAACTTATGAGAGCACGtagttcaaaacaaaactactGATATTCAATCCTTACTTCCTCCCTGTAGAGTTTTATAAAGCTTGGCTTCATACAACAGTTGCGGATGTTTTGTCTTGTTATTTTCCTGGCaatgaaaaaattacaatCAATTACTTGTACATCTTACTATTCGTCTGCCCAAAATGAGAACATGGAAAACCAGAACATGTTTTCCCATGAAAAACCCACCATTCTGAACCCAAGGCTCATTGTCATGTTTAAACTTCTGACAAAATTATCACATTGAATTTAACACAAATTAGTTTCTTATTATTATCAAGATCTAAGATAAGCTCCTAACAAGCACTCGCCCGCATGCACCTAAATTTTCCACTAACAATCAAGTGAACTGTAATTTGATGAGCTCAAAACCAGGCCATTTATCCACAAAGGACGCAGGGTCAATTTCTTTCTGAAAATTATTTTCTGCggaaacaaaaactcaaactgtTGATAAAATCTGAAACATGAAGAGGATTGAATCGAGACTTACAATTTTCGCGGCCAAATTCTCGCCAGTCTCAATATGAGTTGCtgaaacaccaaaaaaataataataacaaattaaaaaaaaaaaatcagcatCAATGGTAATCGTGATCATGATGAGGAGATGAAAGATAAAAGCAAATATGGATAAAATGAAGAAGAGCTAATCGAATGATTCACAGACCGAGGTACAATTCGCCGAATGAGCCGCTCCCAATTTTGCGACCTAACTTGTACTTCTCTGCGACGATCCTCTCCATAAAAACCCTAATCTCTCTAGAACTGATTGAATTCGTGGATGGAAGAGAGAAATCTAGGGTTTTTAGGGTGAGGCTTCGATCGAATAGCAGAGAGAACGATTTGGCCGGATGCGTTTTGGGAATTTTAGGGAGGGAAGGAGAGGTTGAAAGCAGAAACGAGGACTTGGATGGCGGCCACAGATGAGGGAGACAGGGatctaaaaactgaaaataaaaaagagttggGCGAATATGGTAATTTCCGATCTAGGAATGTGGGGCgcgaattaaaattttcaaaatggaagGGCGATTCTTCAGTTTATGAAAGTTTTGGATGGTGGGGCTTTTGTAAAATTGTCAATTTGTAAGCTCACGGTCACGGAAAAGCGAAGATGGCGGTAAAATCGCTTTTCAAAGTCCTACAAATTAAAAGTCGGTTCCCAGGCTTTTACCGAAAGgtcaaaaaacttaaaaaattaaaaagtggGTTCTATAACTTCTGTTggtcaaagaagagaaaaatattaattaattaattaaacagaAGCTAGGAAGACAAAGAATTGGTTCTCAgtctttgtttaatattttgtatttagaATCGTTGACTGGCCACAATGTCTGAATTTGGTTCTCAgtctttgtttaatattttgtatttagaAATATACTTTCTTTTAGTAACGGTAGTCTGAATTACAGGGAAAGTGaatttttctcacacacacaattatGATATTATggggatttgaatttaaaatttctgatCTGCAAGTCAAAGCCTTTCTCTATTGGACTAGACCTCGTTGACAgacattttaattatattgatTTGTGACTTTGTGacacataaaaatttaaaaattatgtgATTTATATGATTAAATTTGAATACTCTCAAAATTATGGATCGGATTAACGAGGAGAGTGGTTGATTCAATTCTGATTCCTTTGTGTTCGAATCTCTACTCTTcaaatatcgcttgtattaacaaaaataataaattaattatgattCCATAATTCCCCAATTTCATAATTAGTAAGTTAGCATATGAGAACcgaaagtgaaaataaaaaatatgaaaaatctgGATTGAGTATATATAAATTTCCAATATGATCACTAatgacaaaatatatattatgtacagaaacccaaaaaaataattcaaactGTATAAAATTCCTCTATGCAATTTGCAGCCATATCCCAGAACTTGGAATTCCATTGTGCACAACAAAGACCAAATAGAAACCTGGGGGCGCAATCTTGGCCATCGGTGGCGCCACAACCTCAATTTGGAACAATCCCAACCCCACATTTTCCAACCCCTTTATGCCCAATACCAAAAGCCTTTGACCCATTGAAAACCCATGTGTTGTGAAGGGTGGTGCATACATGGTCACCTTCAAATCTAAATGGTTCACCTTATATTTCTTCAACTTGAACTCAATCACAAAATTACTTTGATATTTTACCATTATACCCTTGTAATCGGATACAATTGTGGGGCGGGCAAAAACGAGTAACGggtcaaaatatggtgggtaAAACTTCTCGACCCGAAGTTCAGTTGGATATTTTACTCCTGTGAAATTGTAATAGTAATTTGTATTGCTCCCAGCCACTAAGATGTTTCCATCTGGCAACACTATGGAGGTTGAACCATACATTCGTGGTATGGTCGTTGCCTTTAGCTCCATGAACCGTTGGGTTTCCGGGTAATCGGGTTTATAAAGCAGCGGGGTTGAGTTCGCATCCTCGGCAAAGTTCCACCCGGATGTACCCTTTTTGGCCCCATTGATCATGAGGATGTCACCAGTGGGAAGGATCAGCATATCTCCCATAGTCCTTGGCGTTGGCATCATCTCCTTCTGCCACGTGGATTTCGGGTTTGTTATATCAATCCTTCCACAGTTTTGCAGTGCAGTTACAAATATACCCTTCTCAACTAATTTTCCCGCCCTAGGATCCGCTCCGCCACAGATCAAGATTTCAGCTCGAATCACATTCGAGTTTGGGTCGTTGACGTTGAGCTTTATAGGTAGCAACGTCGCCATGCCCGATGAAGGGTAGTTTCGGGACCCACCATCAAGGACAGGCAGTTCGCGAATGATCTTATTGGTGGTTGGATTGAGTAAGATCGAACGGTTATTAGCGAAGATGAAAATATTACCATCCgtggaaagaaaaacaaatgggTAGAGATTGTTCTCTACCGGGTCAGTGGTTTCTTGGAGAAATGGTAATAGGAAGTACATTTGATTGGAACTTTCCACCTTAGGGACATATTCGTAACTGAACATGCGACGACCTCCGATCACTATGAAATCGCCATTTGGCAAAATATGTTGTGTGGAGAACCTATTTTAAAAAGTCACAAAAATATTAGTAGTCAAATAATCGGACTTATCAATCAAACGGTTCACAGTTGTCTATGCGGGTATAAAGAGTGTAATTAACAGAGTTGCATTATACCATCTTGAGGCAGAAAGTGACATGGGGTGCTCCTCCCAGTCACAAGCTTTGCATCCAGAGAGGTATCTCACAGACCTCCCTCCATCACCCCATCCACCAGTTTGGACAAGGGTACCATTAGCTGATAATCCACCACATGAGCTCCATGTATCTGTCAAAATCTGATTTtaactaacaaagaaaaaagtaagTCATACCAAAATAAATCCACTACATATACTTTTCCGAAACAAAATTATGGTAGGCTAGTTTGTGCATACCTTAAGTGGCCTAATATCTGCAGTGTCAATATTAAATTCTACAGCATGAGCACAGCAATCCAGTTCAAACTGATCTTCATATCCATCCCTTTCGTTGAAAACCTGACGGCAATCTCCAGGAGGCAAGGAGATCCCAGATGGACCAAATCCAGCGGCATCAAACATAATGGCCTTGTTAGAGTTAGGCAATATGGTCATGTGCATGGCTGATACACCTGCATTCTCTGAAACCAATTCCCACCCACCTCTATACTCTGTATCATCACCTCCATTGTAGATAGCTATGAGCGGGGTTTTTGTAACCCTAGAGTTTCCAAACAGAGAAGGTTGTGTGAGACAGTAGGTAAAGAAGAGGGAGAGCAGAGTGAGGGATTTGAGCATGATGGACATTCTAGAGAGAGCATAAAAAGGATCTTTGCCCTGTTTTCTCTTATTGCTTGGTGCCCTTTTTATGCCCTCTATTTGCTCCAGCTTTGAAGGACTTTTTGGATGGCTGTTAGAGCTTATAAGAAGCACCAAATTAGTCTTCAGTTGGCTCTGTTTCGGAGAATTGGACCGAAAAATTGTACATTTTCAAGTTAGTTGGAATTgtgatttggattttttctgTCCAAAAAACGTGTGACAATGATTTGGATCcataatcaatcaaacaaattaataacaaTGATAAGGAGATGATGTGGATCCTGACAATTTTTGGCCTCTGTCTTTAATAGGA
This window encodes:
- the LOC18792030 gene encoding aldehyde oxidase GLOX1 — protein: MSIMLKSLTLLSLFFTYCLTQPSLFGNSRVTKTPLIAIYNGGDDTEYRGGWELVSENAGVSAMHMTILPNSNKAIMFDAAGFGPSGISLPPGDCRQVFNERDGYEDQFELDCCAHAVEFNIDTADIRPLKILTDTWSSCGGLSANGTLVQTGGWGDGGRSVRYLSGCKACDWEEHPMSLSASRWFSTQHILPNGDFIVIGGRRMFSYEYVPKVESSNQMYFLLPFLQETTDPVENNLYPFVFLSTDGNIFIFANNRSILLNPTTNKIIRELPVLDGGSRNYPSSGMATLLPIKLNVNDPNSNVIRAEILICGGADPRAGKLVEKGIFVTALQNCGRIDITNPKSTWQKEMMPTPRTMGDMLILPTGDILMINGAKKGTSGWNFAEDANSTPLLYKPDYPETQRFMELKATTIPRMYGSTSIVLPDGNILVAGSNTNYYYNFTGVKYPTELRVEKFYPPYFDPLLVFARPTIVSDYKGIMVKYQSNFVIEFKLKKYKVNHLDLKVTMYAPPFTTHGFSMGQRLLVLGIKGLENVGLGLFQIEVVAPPMAKIAPPGFYLVFVVHNGIPSSGIWLQIA